The segment ATCTGCTTCTTTGGAAGCGATAAACTCGGCAGATTGTTTTCTTAAATCAGGGTAAACACAACCTTGTACAATAGGGAAGAGGGTTTGTTCGTATCCGTATTTGTCTTCGGTCTCATTGAAACGTTTGATGCATCTGTCTAGCCAACGATGAGTAAGCCCCATAGAGTTTTTTGCATATTCGTATGTTGCTGTTCCTGGAGGACATTCATCAAAAGCCATCATGATATCTGCACCAATAGTTCGTTCTATATCCATAACACGCTCTGGAGAGAAAAAGTGCTTACTTCCATCAATATGTGAACGGAATTCTACTCCTTCTTCTGTAATCTTTCTTATTCCCGAAAGAGAGAAAACTTGAAAACCACCACTATCAGTAAGCATAGGGCGGTCAAAACTATTGAATTTATGTAAGCCTCCAGCACGTTCTAGCACCTCTAACCCCGGACGGAGATAGAGGTGATATGTATTTCCTAGAATAATTTGTGCTTTGATATCCTCTTTTAAGTGGGATACTTGGACCCCTTTGACACTTCCTATTGTGCCTACTGGCATAAATATAGGAGTTTGTATTTGTCCGTGTGCAGTTGTTATTAGCCCTGCACGTGCATTTGTTTT is part of the Bacteroides coprosuis DSM 18011 genome and harbors:
- a CDS encoding Queuine tRNA-ribosyltransferase (COGs: COG0343 Queuine/archaeosine tRNA-ribosyltransferase~HAMAP: Queuine tRNA-ribosyltransferase~InterPro IPR004803:IPR002616~KEGG: bfs:BF2392 queuine tRNA-ribosyltransferase~PFAM: Queuine/other tRNA-ribosyltransferase~PRIAM: tRNA-guanine transglycosylase~SPTR: Putative uncharacterized protein;~TIGRFAM: Queuine tRNA-ribosyltransferase; Queuine/other tRNA-ribosyltransferase~IMG reference gene:2504107140~PFAM: Queuine tRNA-ribosyltransferase~TIGRFAM: tRNA-guanine transglycosylases, various specificities; tRNA-guanine transglycosylase, queuosine-34-forming); its protein translation is MKFDLQYTDPKTNARAGLITTAHGQIQTPIFMPVGTIGSVKGVQVSHLKEDIKAQIILGNTYHLYLRPGLEVLERAGGLHKFNSFDRPMLTDSGGFQVFSLSGIRKITEEGVEFRSHIDGSKHFFSPERVMDIERTIGADIMMAFDECPPGTATYEYAKNSMGLTHRWLDRCIKRFNETEDKYGYEQTLFPIVQGCVYPDLRKQSAEFIASKEADGNAIGGLAVGEPVEKMYEMIELVNEILPKAKPRYLMGVGTPMNILEGIERGVDMFDCVMPTRNGRNGMLFTKDGIINMKNKKWEFDFSPIEANGASFVDTLYTKAYLRHLFHAKELLAMEIASIHNLAFYLWLVGEARKHIIAGDFSTWKPMMVKRLSTRL